A genomic stretch from Candidatus Omnitrophota bacterium includes:
- the rpoC gene encoding DNA-directed RNA polymerase subunit beta', protein MMKEFAPPFGSISIRMASAQTIKSWSKGEVKKAETINYRSLKPEKDGLFCEKIFGPVRDWECNCGKYKGIKFKGITCDRCSVTVDRSSVRRERMGHIELAAPVTHIWFFKAVPSRMSAILGISLRDLEKVIYYEEYVVLDPAETPFKKYELLSEEQYQEAVEKYGSNFKAKIGAEAISAMLKDVDLGALCKKLRKDMDKSKDSTGSRKNLKLLRIIEDFNNSGNKPDWMVLEILPVIPPDLRPLVPLDGGRFATSDLNDLYRRVINRNNRLKKLKELNAPEIIIRNEKRMLQEAVDALLDNGRHGRPVLGANNRPLKSLSDMLKGKQGRFRQNLLGKRVDYSGRSVIVVGPELKLNQCGLPKQMALELFEPFIIKKLREKGFVHTIRGARRMVERAKIEVWDILDEVIRDHPVMLNRAPTLHRLSIQAFQPLLIEGKSIKIHPLVCTAFNADFDGDQMAVHVPLSLEAQVEANILMLSTNNVFSPADGRPIVSPTQDIVLGSCYLTKPKPKAKGEGMLFSCGEEAIVAYNDDVIELHAIIKLRVNNIFDLDTSALQEGVKIIDTTVGRVLFNEYLPEGYGFVNYEMNKRNIGDVVAACYKRFGHSRTVKLLDDLKECGFEYATLGGISIGIDDLRIPPEKEAVLKDSKAEVTKVEEQYRKGVITDRERYNKAIDIWTHATDKVADFLFKGMESFNPIFLMADSGARGSRLQVRQLAGMRGLMAKPSGEIIESPITANFKEGLTVLEYFISTHGARKGLADTALKTADAGYLTRRLVDVAQEVIVIEDDCGTLNGITVAAIVEGDEIVVSLKDRIIGRVALDNIVDIITDEVIVEAGSEITEEKADMIERLGIEKIRIRSVLTCETGRGLCKKCYGRNLASGRLVDTGEAVGIVAAQSIGEPGTQLTMRTFHIGGTASRIVEQSSMKAKNDGIVRYHNIKSVEKDKEQVVLNRNGQVSINDAQGRELERYPVPQGAFLKFADGKNINKGDLFFRWDPYTYPILSEVEGTVKFEDLKEGVTVIDELNPATKVVERVVVEHKQDYNPQIIIMDSKKEVLGIYPLPIEAHILVKDGDKMKAGELLAKIPRVVGKTRDITGGLPRVAELFEARRPKDPAIIAEIDGFVEFGETKKSQRVIIVRSPTGMQKEYILPHGKHPDVYKGDKVAAGQQLTDGPVVLQDILRVCGDKVLQEYLVNEIQEVYRLQGVHINDKHIEIIIRQMLKKVRIEDSGDSDFLPGQQVDKWVFRDENIKLVKKGSKPASATPLLLGITKASLTTESFISAASFQETTRVLTDAAASGKSDELFGLKENVIVGHLIPAGTGFKEHQEIELLKAEIKGKKEDKGEGKEE, encoded by the coding sequence ATGATGAAGGAATTCGCGCCGCCGTTTGGCTCCATATCCATAAGGATGGCTTCCGCGCAGACCATAAAGTCCTGGTCTAAGGGCGAAGTAAAGAAGGCGGAGACCATCAATTACAGGTCTCTCAAGCCGGAAAAAGACGGGCTTTTCTGCGAGAAGATATTCGGGCCGGTAAGGGACTGGGAGTGCAACTGCGGAAAATATAAAGGCATCAAGTTCAAGGGCATTACCTGCGACAGGTGTTCGGTCACCGTAGACAGGTCATCTGTGCGCCGGGAAAGAATGGGGCATATAGAATTGGCCGCCCCTGTCACGCATATCTGGTTTTTTAAGGCGGTGCCTTCCAGGATGTCGGCGATCCTCGGCATATCCCTCAGGGACCTGGAGAAGGTCATATATTACGAGGAGTACGTTGTGCTTGACCCGGCTGAGACGCCGTTCAAGAAATATGAACTGCTTTCAGAGGAGCAGTATCAGGAGGCGGTGGAGAAGTACGGCTCCAATTTCAAGGCGAAGATCGGGGCAGAGGCGATATCCGCCATGCTTAAAGATGTGGACCTGGGCGCCCTTTGTAAGAAACTGCGAAAGGACATGGATAAGTCCAAGGACTCAACCGGCTCCAGAAAGAACCTTAAACTGCTGAGGATCATCGAGGACTTTAATAATTCAGGCAACAAGCCGGATTGGATGGTATTGGAGATACTGCCGGTCATACCGCCGGACCTCAGGCCTTTGGTCCCCCTGGACGGCGGCAGGTTTGCCACTTCCGACCTCAATGACCTGTATAGGAGAGTAATAAACAGGAATAATCGCCTGAAGAAACTTAAAGAACTGAACGCTCCGGAAATAATCATCAGGAATGAAAAACGTATGCTGCAGGAGGCGGTGGATGCCCTGCTTGATAACGGCAGGCACGGCAGGCCGGTGCTGGGGGCGAATAACCGGCCGTTGAAATCGCTCTCCGATATGCTTAAGGGCAAACAGGGGCGTTTCCGCCAGAACCTTTTAGGAAAGCGCGTTGACTATTCCGGCCGTTCCGTTATAGTCGTAGGGCCTGAATTGAAGCTCAACCAGTGCGGCCTGCCGAAACAAATGGCGCTGGAACTTTTTGAGCCGTTCATTATAAAGAAACTGCGCGAAAAAGGTTTTGTCCACACTATAAGGGGCGCCAGGCGCATGGTTGAACGCGCCAAGATCGAGGTCTGGGACATACTTGATGAAGTCATCAGGGACCATCCGGTCATGTTGAACCGCGCTCCCACCCTGCATCGGTTGAGCATTCAGGCATTCCAGCCGCTGCTCATAGAAGGCAAGTCAATAAAGATACATCCTCTGGTATGCACGGCGTTCAACGCTGATTTTGACGGAGACCAGATGGCGGTACATGTGCCGTTGTCTCTTGAGGCCCAGGTTGAGGCCAACATACTTATGCTTTCCACTAATAATGTATTCTCTCCCGCGGACGGCCGGCCGATAGTAAGCCCGACCCAGGACATCGTCTTAGGCAGCTGCTATCTTACAAAACCAAAACCAAAAGCAAAGGGAGAAGGCATGCTCTTCTCCTGCGGCGAAGAGGCGATCGTCGCCTACAATGACGACGTTATAGAGCTGCATGCCATAATAAAACTAAGGGTAAATAACATCTTTGACCTCGATACATCCGCTTTGCAGGAAGGCGTCAAGATAATAGATACCACCGTAGGCAGAGTGCTGTTCAATGAATACCTGCCCGAAGGATATGGTTTCGTCAATTACGAAATGAATAAGCGCAATATCGGCGATGTGGTTGCCGCCTGCTATAAAAGGTTCGGGCACAGCAGGACCGTAAAACTGCTTGATGACTTGAAGGAATGCGGCTTTGAGTACGCGACATTAGGAGGGATATCCATAGGCATAGACGATCTGCGCATACCGCCTGAGAAAGAAGCCGTGTTAAAGGACTCAAAGGCAGAGGTTACCAAGGTAGAGGAACAGTACAGAAAGGGCGTGATCACCGACAGGGAGAGGTATAACAAGGCAATAGATATCTGGACGCACGCCACGGATAAGGTCGCCGATTTTCTGTTCAAGGGTATGGAGTCGTTCAACCCGATATTCCTTATGGCGGATTCCGGCGCGCGCGGCTCACGCCTGCAGGTGAGGCAGTTGGCAGGCATGAGAGGATTAATGGCTAAGCCGTCGGGAGAGATCATAGAGAGCCCTATTACGGCTAATTTCAAAGAGGGGCTGACCGTGCTGGAATATTTTATTTCCACGCACGGCGCGCGAAAGGGTTTGGCCGATACCGCGCTTAAGACCGCTGACGCCGGCTACCTTACCAGAAGGCTGGTGGATGTGGCGCAGGAGGTTATCGTTATTGAGGATGACTGCGGCACCTTGAACGGCATCACGGTTGCCGCGATAGTAGAGGGCGATGAAATAGTTGTCAGTTTGAAGGACAGGATAATCGGCCGCGTCGCGCTTGACAATATAGTGGATATTATTACCGACGAGGTCATCGTTGAAGCGGGCTCTGAGATCACCGAAGAGAAGGCCGATATGATCGAGCGTTTAGGCATAGAGAAGATACGCATAAGGAGCGTTTTGACCTGTGAGACCGGCCGCGGTTTGTGCAAGAAGTGCTACGGCAGGAACCTGGCTTCGGGCCGGCTGGTTGATACGGGAGAGGCGGTAGGCATAGTCGCCGCGCAGAGCATAGGCGAGCCGGGGACCCAGCTTACAATGAGGACCTTCCACATCGGAGGGACTGCCAGCCGTATCGTGGAGCAGTCCTCAATGAAGGCAAAGAACGACGGCATAGTACGTTATCATAACATAAAATCGGTAGAGAAAGACAAGGAACAGGTCGTATTGAACAGGAACGGCCAGGTGAGCATAAATGACGCGCAGGGCAGGGAGCTGGAGAGGTATCCGGTGCCGCAGGGCGCCTTCCTTAAGTTTGCCGACGGAAAAAATATCAACAAGGGCGACCTGTTTTTCAGATGGGACCCTTATACATATCCTATTTTGAGCGAGGTTGAAGGCACGGTTAAATTTGAGGACTTGAAAGAAGGCGTTACCGTGATAGACGAGCTTAATCCCGCGACCAAGGTCGTGGAGAGGGTCGTCGTAGAGCACAAGCAGGATTACAATCCACAGATCATCATAATGGACAGCAAGAAGGAAGTGTTGGGCATATACCCTCTTCCGATCGAGGCGCATATACTTGTCAAGGATGGGGATAAGATGAAGGCGGGGGAATTGCTTGCTAAGATACCCCGTGTCGTAGGCAAGACCAGGGATATTACCGGAGGCCTTCCCCGTGTCGCCGAACTTTTTGAGGCCAGGCGGCCCAAGGACCCGGCTATAATCGCCGAAATCGACGGTTTTGTTGAATTCGGCGAGACCAAAAAGAGCCAGAGGGTCATCATAGTCAGGAGCCCCACGGGAATGCAGAAGGAATATATACTGCCGCACGGCAAGCATCCCGACGTATACAAGGGCGATAAGGTGGCTGCCGGCCAGCAGCTTACCGATGGGCCGGTGGTGCTTCAGGATATATTGCGCGTCTGCGGGGATAAGGTGCTGCAGGAATATCTGGTCAATGAAATACAGGAAGTATACCGGCTGCAGGGCGTGCACATAAACGACAAACACATAGAAATAATAATCAGGCAGATGTTAAAGAAGGTGAGGATAGAGGATTCCGGCGACAGCGATTTTCTGCCCGGGCAGCAGGTTGACAAATGGGTTTTCCGCGATGAGAACATCAAACTGGTGAAGAAGGGGAGCAAGCCCGCTTCAGCCACGCCGTTATTATTAGGCATAACGAAGGCGTCTCTTACTACCGAAAGTTTTATTTCCGCCGCCAGTTTCCAGGAGACCACGCGCGTGCTTACCGATGCCGCTGCCAGCGGCAAGAGCGATGAACTGTTCGGCCTGAAAGAGAACGTTATCGTGGGCCATCTTATACCGGCAGGCACCGGCTTCAAGGAGCACCAGGAGATAGAATTATTAAAGGCGGAGATCAAGGGCAAAAAAGAGGATAAGGGAGAGGGTAAGGAAGAATAA